In the Topomyia yanbarensis strain Yona2022 chromosome 3, ASM3024719v1, whole genome shotgun sequence genome, one interval contains:
- the LOC131693630 gene encoding NAD kinase-like isoform X4 produces MAQVNGDLGPSTPLNCSSASKEDLHEWRTRSLNAPSPFQQFGPCGRIMKNSAMVMQIQDPASQRLTWYKPPLAVLVIKKVRDSKVLQPFVELVEWLIQEKHMVVWVEGAILDDPLLTGDKRFTKIQDKLITFKDGRDDLTDKIDFIICLGGDGTLLYASLLFQKSVPPVMAFHLGSLGFLTPFQFNNFQEQVTNVLEGHAALTLRSRLRCIIVRKDKTEQEISTFRSSQDPTTNILVLNEVVIDRGLSSYLSNIDLFLDGKHITSVQGDGLIVSTPTGSTAYSAAAGASMIHPSVPAILVTPICPHSLSFRPIVLPAGVELKIALSPDSRNSSWVSFDGRNRQELLHGDSLHVTTSIYPVPSICAQDQIADWFDSLAECLHWNVRKRQKCLDELSDLTGSGTEDSALEEIDRGMENLES; encoded by the exons GCGAACGCGAAGTTTAAACGCACCTTCTCCATTCCAACAGTTTGGACCATGTGGTCGGATTATGAAAAACTCTGCGATGGTGAT GCAAATTCAGGATCCCGCCAGCCAGCGATTGACCTGGTACAAGCCACCATTGGCGGTACTGGTCATAAAAAAGGTTCGTGATTCGAAGGTGCTGCAGCCGTTTGTGGAACTGGTCGAGTGGCTCATCCAGGAGAAGCACATGGTTGTTTGGGTTGAGGGAGCCATCCTGGATGATCCGTTGTTAACGGGAGACAAACGCTTCACCAAAATCCAGGACAAATTGATTACGTTCAA AGATGGTCGGGATGACCTGACGGATAAGATCGATTTCATTATCTGTCTCGGCGGCGATGGTACGCTTCTTTATGCGTCGTTGCTCTTTCAGAAGTCGGTCCCACCGGTCATGGCATTCCATTTAGGCTCGCTGGGATTTTTGACACCGTTCCAGTTCAACAATTTTCAAGAACAGGTTACCAACGTGCTAGAGGGGCATGCCGCGCTAACGTTACGCAGCCGACTGCGGTGTATTATCGTGCGGAAAGACAAGACCGAGCAGGAAATCTCCACGTTCAGATCGTCGCAAGATCCGACGACTAACATACTG GTCCTCAACGAAGTCGTCATCGACCGCGGTTTGTCGTCATACCTGAGTAACATAGATCTGTTTCTGGACGGAAAACACATCACTTCTGTGCAGGGCGATGGGTTGATAGTTTCAACTCCGACCGGTAGTACGGCGTACTCAGCGGCTGCGGGAGCGTCTATGATCCATCCCTCGGTTCCGGCTATCCTCGTGACGCCGATTTGTCCGCATTCACTCAGTTTCCGACCAATTGTACTGCCAGCCGGTGTGGAGTTGAAG ATTGCACTTTCGCCAGACAGTCGGAATAGTTCGTGGGTCTCATTTGACGGCAGGAACCGTCAAGAATTGCTTCATGGTGATAG TCTGCACGTGACAACCTCCATCTACCCGGTGCCAAGTATATGCGCTCAGGATCAGATTGCCGATTGGTTCGATTCACTGGCCGAGTGTCTTCACTGGAACGTTCGCAAGCGGCAAAAATGCTTGGACGAGCTGTCCGATTTGACCGGTTCCGGCACCGAGGATAGCGCCCTGGAGGAGATCGATCGCGGTATGGAGAATCTAGAAAGTTAG
- the LOC131693630 gene encoding NAD kinase-like isoform X5, producing MYFRRTRSLNAPSPFQQFGPCGRIMKNSAMVMQIQDPASQRLTWYKPPLAVLVIKKVRDSKVLQPFVELVEWLIQEKHMVVWVEGAILDDPLLTGDKRFTKIQDKLITFKDGRDDLTDKIDFIICLGGDGTLLYASLLFQKSVPPVMAFHLGSLGFLTPFQFNNFQEQVTNVLEGHAALTLRSRLRCIIVRKDKTEQEISTFRSSQDPTTNILVLNEVVIDRGLSSYLSNIDLFLDGKHITSVQGDGLIVSTPTGSTAYSAAAGASMIHPSVPAILVTPICPHSLSFRPIVLPAGVELKIALSPDSRNSSWVSFDGRNRQELLHGDSLHVTTSIYPVPSICAQDQIADWFDSLAECLHWNVRKRQKCLDELSDLTGSGTEDSALEEIDRGMENLES from the exons GCGAACGCGAAGTTTAAACGCACCTTCTCCATTCCAACAGTTTGGACCATGTGGTCGGATTATGAAAAACTCTGCGATGGTGAT GCAAATTCAGGATCCCGCCAGCCAGCGATTGACCTGGTACAAGCCACCATTGGCGGTACTGGTCATAAAAAAGGTTCGTGATTCGAAGGTGCTGCAGCCGTTTGTGGAACTGGTCGAGTGGCTCATCCAGGAGAAGCACATGGTTGTTTGGGTTGAGGGAGCCATCCTGGATGATCCGTTGTTAACGGGAGACAAACGCTTCACCAAAATCCAGGACAAATTGATTACGTTCAA AGATGGTCGGGATGACCTGACGGATAAGATCGATTTCATTATCTGTCTCGGCGGCGATGGTACGCTTCTTTATGCGTCGTTGCTCTTTCAGAAGTCGGTCCCACCGGTCATGGCATTCCATTTAGGCTCGCTGGGATTTTTGACACCGTTCCAGTTCAACAATTTTCAAGAACAGGTTACCAACGTGCTAGAGGGGCATGCCGCGCTAACGTTACGCAGCCGACTGCGGTGTATTATCGTGCGGAAAGACAAGACCGAGCAGGAAATCTCCACGTTCAGATCGTCGCAAGATCCGACGACTAACATACTG GTCCTCAACGAAGTCGTCATCGACCGCGGTTTGTCGTCATACCTGAGTAACATAGATCTGTTTCTGGACGGAAAACACATCACTTCTGTGCAGGGCGATGGGTTGATAGTTTCAACTCCGACCGGTAGTACGGCGTACTCAGCGGCTGCGGGAGCGTCTATGATCCATCCCTCGGTTCCGGCTATCCTCGTGACGCCGATTTGTCCGCATTCACTCAGTTTCCGACCAATTGTACTGCCAGCCGGTGTGGAGTTGAAG ATTGCACTTTCGCCAGACAGTCGGAATAGTTCGTGGGTCTCATTTGACGGCAGGAACCGTCAAGAATTGCTTCATGGTGATAG TCTGCACGTGACAACCTCCATCTACCCGGTGCCAAGTATATGCGCTCAGGATCAGATTGCCGATTGGTTCGATTCACTGGCCGAGTGTCTTCACTGGAACGTTCGCAAGCGGCAAAAATGCTTGGACGAGCTGTCCGATTTGACCGGTTCCGGCACCGAGGATAGCGCCCTGGAGGAGATCGATCGCGGTATGGAGAATCTAGAAAGTTAG